The following coding sequences are from one Frigoribacterium sp. Leaf415 window:
- a CDS encoding 50S ribosomal protein L25/general stress protein Ctc codes for MSDQNNLSALVRTSFGKGAARKIRAKDQIPAVIYGHGTDPQHVTLPGHETMLITRRANAVITLDIEGTNQLALVKDIQRDPVKQTIEHIDLIVVRQGEKVTVQVPVHVEGESAPGTIHVVELNVVELEVEATHIPQNVVVSIEGLEEGAQVSAADLVLPKGATLVSEPETLVLAVSVPQLDLTTDAVSDEDGEAAEAEGDVDSIEDEERSE; via the coding sequence ATGTCCGACCAGAACAACCTCAGCGCCCTCGTGCGCACCAGCTTCGGCAAGGGCGCGGCCCGCAAGATCCGCGCGAAGGACCAGATCCCCGCGGTCATCTACGGCCACGGCACCGACCCCCAGCACGTCACGCTGCCCGGTCACGAGACCATGCTGATCACGCGTCGCGCCAACGCCGTCATCACGCTCGACATCGAGGGCACGAACCAGCTGGCCCTCGTCAAGGACATCCAGCGCGACCCGGTCAAGCAGACCATCGAGCACATCGACCTCATCGTCGTCCGCCAGGGCGAGAAGGTCACCGTCCAGGTCCCCGTGCACGTCGAGGGCGAGTCGGCTCCCGGCACGATCCACGTCGTCGAGCTCAACGTCGTCGAGCTCGAGGTCGAGGCCACCCACATCCCGCAGAACGTGGTCGTCTCGATCGAGGGCCTCGAAGAGGGCGCCCAGGTCTCGGCTGCCGACCTCGTGCTGCCCAAGGGCGCGACCCTGGTCAGCGAGCCCGAGACCCTCGTGCTCGCCGTCTCGGTGCCCCAGCTCGACCTGACGACCGACGCGGTCTCCGACGAGGACGGCGAGGCCGCCGAGGCCGAGGGCGACGTCGACTCCATCGAGGACGAAGAGCGCTCCGAGTAA
- a CDS encoding TetR family transcriptional regulator, with product MPRKPDPTRKPELLGQILEHLRGRSLATVSFRTLAEALGVSTYVFVYHFGNRAELVAEIVRAVVARNDALLAVAVSELDRDAFGKHLAKVWHDVSTERGRDLHRLELEAALLETVAGEAEGTARGAVGRWVDHVADWLSANAVAPAEAKVAARVFVDALFGLQYDAIVSGDGRRASAAYKQAVETLVSRVPQR from the coding sequence ATGCCTCGCAAGCCTGATCCCACCCGCAAGCCCGAACTCCTCGGTCAGATCCTCGAGCACCTCCGGGGTCGCTCTCTCGCCACCGTGTCGTTCCGCACCTTGGCCGAAGCCCTCGGGGTCAGCACGTACGTCTTCGTCTACCACTTCGGCAACCGGGCGGAGCTCGTCGCCGAGATCGTCCGTGCCGTCGTCGCCCGCAACGACGCATTGCTCGCGGTCGCGGTCTCCGAGCTCGATCGTGATGCGTTCGGCAAGCACCTGGCGAAGGTCTGGCACGACGTCTCCACCGAGCGGGGGCGCGACCTGCATCGCCTCGAGCTCGAGGCGGCCCTGCTCGAGACCGTGGCGGGCGAGGCCGAGGGCACCGCCCGCGGGGCGGTCGGTCGGTGGGTCGACCACGTCGCCGACTGGCTCTCGGCGAACGCGGTCGCGCCGGCCGAGGCCAAGGTCGCGGCGCGGGTCTTCGTCGATGCGCTCTTCGGTCTGCAGTACGACGCCATCGTCTCGGGTGACGGACGTCGAGCCTCCGCGGCGTACAAGCAGGCGGTCGAGACCCTGGTCTCGCGCGTCCCTCAGCGCTGA
- the eno gene encoding phosphopyruvate hydratase produces the protein MAAIDAVGAREILDSRGNPTVEVEVLLEDGTVSRAAVPSGASTGAFEAYELRDGDKSRYLGKGVLKAVAAVIDEIGPEVEGLDATDQRLIDQAMIELDGTDNKKRLGANAILGVSLAVARAAADSADLPLFRYLGGPNAHTLPVPMLNVINGGSHADSNVDIQEFMILPVGASSFAEALQWGAETYHALKSELKAKGLSTGLGDEGGFAPNLDSNRAALDLLVEAITKAGFTPGKDLALGLDVASSEFYADGSYTFEGEKRDSAFLANYYADLVASYPLVTIEDPLDEDDWEGWAHLTSEIGSKTQIVGDDLFVTNPERLARGIKAGAANSILVKVNQIGTLTESLDAVALAQRSGYTTVLSHRSGETEDTTIADLAVATDAGQIKTGAPARSERVAKYNQLLRIEEELGDAAVYAGYSAFPRFSA, from the coding sequence GTGGCAGCAATCGACGCCGTAGGCGCCCGCGAAATCCTCGACTCGCGGGGCAACCCCACCGTCGAGGTCGAGGTCTTGCTCGAGGACGGCACGGTGTCGCGTGCGGCCGTCCCCTCGGGTGCATCGACCGGGGCCTTCGAGGCCTACGAGCTGCGTGACGGCGACAAGAGCCGTTACCTCGGCAAGGGTGTGCTCAAGGCCGTCGCCGCCGTCATCGACGAGATCGGCCCCGAGGTCGAGGGTCTCGACGCCACCGACCAGCGCCTGATCGACCAGGCCATGATCGAGCTCGACGGCACCGACAACAAGAAGCGCCTCGGCGCGAACGCCATCCTCGGCGTCTCGCTGGCCGTGGCCCGTGCGGCGGCCGACTCGGCCGACCTGCCCCTGTTCCGCTACCTCGGCGGGCCGAACGCGCACACGCTGCCCGTCCCCATGCTCAACGTGATCAACGGCGGTTCGCACGCCGACAGCAACGTCGACATCCAGGAGTTCATGATCCTGCCGGTCGGCGCGTCCTCGTTCGCCGAGGCGCTGCAGTGGGGCGCCGAGACGTACCACGCCCTCAAGAGCGAGCTCAAGGCCAAGGGCCTCTCGACCGGTCTGGGCGACGAGGGCGGCTTCGCGCCGAACCTCGACAGCAACCGTGCCGCGCTCGACCTGCTCGTCGAGGCGATCACCAAGGCCGGCTTCACCCCCGGCAAAGACCTCGCCCTGGGCCTCGACGTGGCCTCGAGCGAGTTCTACGCCGACGGCAGCTACACCTTCGAGGGCGAGAAGCGCGACTCGGCCTTCCTCGCGAACTACTACGCCGATCTCGTCGCGTCGTACCCCCTCGTCACCATCGAGGACCCGCTCGACGAAGACGACTGGGAGGGCTGGGCCCACCTCACGAGCGAGATCGGCTCGAAGACGCAGATCGTCGGCGACGACCTGTTCGTCACGAACCCCGAGCGCCTCGCCAGGGGCATCAAGGCCGGCGCCGCCAACTCGATCCTCGTCAAGGTCAACCAGATCGGCACGCTGACCGAATCGCTCGACGCCGTGGCGCTCGCCCAGCGCAGCGGCTACACGACCGTTCTCTCGCACCGTTCGGGTGAGACCGAGGACACCACGATCGCCGACCTCGCCGTCGCGACCGATGCAGGCCAGATCAAGACCGGCGCACCCGCCCGCAGCGAGCGCGTCGCGAAGTACAACCAGCTCCTCCGCATCGAAGAAGAGCTCGGCGACGCCGCGGTCTACGCCGGGTACAGCGCTTTCCCGCGCTTCTCCGCCTGA
- a CDS encoding gluconokinase, translating to MTDQPHPVPVPPVVVMGVSGSGKSTVGELLADSLGVPFVDADDLHPEANRLKMAEGHPLDDDDRWPWLHIVAERIAAAGDDSVVVACSSLKKAYRDVLREGDPRLRFVHLTGVRDLVARRQRERKGHFMPPGLMESQFATLEPLADDEAGFEVDVRPGPDDVVAAVVAHLEAVRRGELEH from the coding sequence GTGACCGACCAGCCCCACCCCGTGCCCGTCCCGCCCGTCGTCGTGATGGGGGTGTCCGGTTCGGGCAAGTCGACCGTGGGCGAGTTGCTGGCCGACAGCCTCGGCGTGCCGTTCGTCGACGCCGACGACCTGCACCCCGAGGCCAACCGGCTCAAGATGGCCGAGGGGCACCCGCTCGACGACGACGACCGGTGGCCGTGGCTCCACATCGTCGCCGAGCGCATCGCCGCCGCGGGCGACGACTCGGTGGTCGTGGCCTGCTCGTCGTTGAAGAAGGCGTACCGCGACGTCCTGCGCGAAGGCGACCCGCGCCTCCGGTTCGTCCACCTGACCGGCGTGCGCGACCTCGTCGCGCGTCGCCAGCGCGAGCGCAAGGGGCACTTCATGCCGCCCGGGCTGATGGAGTCGCAGTTCGCCACCCTCGAGCCGTTGGCCGACGACGAGGCGGGTTTCGAGGTCGACGTGCGTCCCGGCCCCGACGACGTCGTGGCGGCCGTCGTGGCCCATCTCGAGGCCGTGCGACGCGGCGAGCTCGAGCACTGA
- the gndA gene encoding NADP-dependent phosphogluconate dehydrogenase, with product MGSNLARNLASREGNTVAVYNRSPERTDTLMDEHGDAGFIPSKSIEDFAASLQKPRTAIIMVQAGRGTDAVIDQLADVFDEGDIIVDGGNANFQDTRRREAALKERGLNFVGAGISGGEEGALKGPSIMPGGSKEAYETLGPILASIAAVAEGEPCVTHVGADGAGHFVKMIHNGIEYADMQLIAESYDLLRRVGGHEPAAIASVFEEWNKGELESYLIEITAEVLRQTDAKTGGPLVDSIVDQAGSKGTGVWTVQNSVGLGVPVGGIAEAVFARAVSSKPAQRSAVQKTLQGRPTIQEAGDGFEDDVQKALYASKIVAYAQGFDAIIAGADEYDWDIDKGAIAKIWRGGCIIRAQFLNRIVDAYEKDASIATLLEDDYFAAAVRDGEDAWRRIVAKAALSGIPVPGFASALSYYDSLASERLPASLIQGQRDFFGAHTYQRVDEEGTFHTLWSGDRSEIETEPSTH from the coding sequence ATGGGCTCGAACCTGGCGCGCAACCTCGCCAGCCGCGAGGGCAACACGGTCGCCGTCTACAACCGCTCCCCCGAGCGCACCGACACCCTGATGGACGAGCACGGCGACGCGGGGTTCATCCCCTCGAAGTCGATAGAGGACTTCGCGGCCTCACTGCAGAAGCCGCGCACCGCGATCATCATGGTGCAGGCCGGTCGCGGCACCGACGCCGTCATCGACCAGCTCGCCGACGTGTTCGACGAGGGCGACATCATCGTCGACGGCGGCAACGCGAACTTCCAGGACACCCGCCGACGTGAGGCCGCCCTCAAGGAGCGCGGACTCAACTTCGTGGGCGCCGGCATCTCGGGCGGCGAGGAGGGCGCCTTGAAGGGTCCGTCGATCATGCCCGGTGGCTCGAAGGAGGCCTACGAGACACTCGGTCCGATCCTGGCGTCGATCGCGGCGGTGGCCGAGGGCGAACCCTGCGTCACGCACGTCGGAGCCGACGGCGCGGGCCACTTCGTCAAGATGATCCACAACGGCATCGAGTACGCCGACATGCAGCTCATCGCCGAGTCGTACGACCTGCTGCGCCGGGTCGGCGGCCACGAGCCCGCCGCCATCGCCTCGGTCTTCGAGGAGTGGAACAAGGGCGAGCTCGAGTCGTACCTGATCGAGATCACCGCCGAGGTGCTCCGCCAGACGGACGCCAAGACGGGCGGCCCGCTCGTCGACTCCATCGTCGACCAGGCCGGCTCGAAGGGCACGGGCGTCTGGACCGTGCAGAACAGCGTCGGGTTGGGCGTGCCGGTCGGCGGAATCGCCGAGGCCGTCTTCGCCCGCGCCGTGTCGTCGAAACCCGCACAGCGCTCGGCCGTGCAGAAGACCCTGCAGGGACGACCCACGATCCAGGAAGCCGGCGACGGCTTCGAGGACGACGTGCAGAAGGCGCTCTACGCCTCGAAGATCGTCGCCTACGCCCAGGGCTTCGACGCCATCATCGCCGGTGCCGACGAGTACGACTGGGACATCGACAAGGGCGCCATCGCCAAGATCTGGCGCGGTGGCTGCATCATCCGCGCACAGTTCCTCAACCGCATCGTCGACGCCTACGAGAAGGACGCGTCGATCGCGACCCTGCTCGAGGACGACTACTTCGCCGCGGCCGTCCGCGACGGCGAGGACGCCTGGCGCCGCATCGTCGCCAAGGCCGCCCTCTCGGGCATCCCCGTACCCGGGTTCGCCTCGGCCCTGTCGTACTACGACTCGCTCGCGTCGGAACGCCTGCCCGCCTCGCTCATCCAGGGGCAGCGCGACTTCTTCGGGGCGCACACCTACCAGCGCGTCGACGAAGAGGGCACGTTCCACACCCTCTGGTCGGGCGACCGGTCCGAGATCGAGACGGAGCCGTCGACCCACTGA
- the pth gene encoding aminoacyl-tRNA hydrolase gives MALDDQWLVVGLGNPGPGYAGNRHNVGQMVLAELADRLSAGFKNHRTNATVAEGRTAPGGPRFVLAKPATYMNVSGGPTQALLRYYDLDVSRLIVVHDELDIDFDVVRLKHGGGHGGHNGIRDIIAATGSNEFTRVRVGIGRPPGRQPAADFVLKDFSSTERKELPFLIGDAADAVEMIATDGLTAAQLKFHTAKS, from the coding sequence ATGGCACTCGACGACCAGTGGCTCGTGGTCGGGCTCGGAAACCCCGGGCCCGGCTACGCCGGCAACAGGCACAACGTCGGGCAGATGGTGCTGGCCGAACTGGCCGACCGTCTGTCCGCCGGCTTCAAGAACCACCGCACGAACGCGACGGTCGCCGAGGGGCGCACCGCCCCCGGCGGCCCTCGCTTCGTGCTGGCCAAGCCCGCGACCTACATGAACGTCTCGGGCGGGCCGACGCAGGCCCTCCTGCGGTACTACGACCTCGACGTGTCGCGGCTGATCGTCGTCCACGACGAGCTCGACATCGACTTCGACGTCGTCCGGCTGAAGCACGGTGGTGGCCACGGCGGCCACAACGGCATCCGCGACATCATCGCCGCCACCGGCTCGAACGAGTTCACCCGGGTGCGGGTCGGCATCGGCCGTCCCCCCGGCCGGCAACCCGCCGCCGACTTCGTCCTCAAGGACTTCTCGTCCACCGAGCGCAAAGAGCTGCCGTTCCTGATCGGTGACGCGGCCGACGCCGTCGAGATGATCGCGACCGACGGTCTCACGGCAGCCCAGCTGAAGTTCCACACCGCGAAGAGCTGA
- the hisS gene encoding histidine--tRNA ligase, whose protein sequence is MPTPVNPPRGMRDHLPADKRRREGVLSVIRGVYRSYGFDEIETPVVEESSRLHSGLGGDNEKQVFAVLRRGLDLDDLRSAESVLGLADLGLRFDLTVPLARFYASHRAELPTVFRSVQIAPVWRAERPQKGRYRQFVQCDIDVLGEAGPLAEIELIQATTAVLDALGLTGTTIRVNDRRILLAMLAHWDVPEALTDQALIVVDKLDKIGVDGVVAELVDLGVTTPGLGEALTQLADASWATGEADDAPWLDRAAFADLVALREALPGSTLEFDPTLVRGMGYYTGTIFEIAHPDVPYSLGGGGRYDGMIGRFLGSDVPAAGFSLGFERLVDLVTLEADGDEGLALVYDKKVEPVELLALQRALLAGGERRIRLEKKAKNFTNQLDGLAAAGFGRFVTVRGGESVADLEVRTIG, encoded by the coding sequence ATGCCGACCCCCGTCAACCCGCCGCGCGGCATGCGCGACCACCTGCCCGCCGACAAGAGGCGCCGCGAGGGCGTCCTCTCGGTCATCCGGGGCGTCTATCGCTCCTACGGCTTCGACGAGATCGAGACGCCCGTCGTCGAGGAGAGCTCGCGCCTCCATTCGGGTCTGGGGGGCGACAACGAGAAGCAGGTCTTCGCCGTGCTCAGGCGGGGCCTCGACCTCGACGACCTGCGGTCGGCCGAGAGCGTGCTCGGACTCGCCGATCTGGGGCTCCGTTTCGACCTCACGGTGCCGCTCGCACGCTTCTACGCGTCGCACCGAGCCGAGCTGCCGACGGTCTTCCGCTCGGTGCAGATCGCCCCGGTCTGGCGGGCCGAGCGTCCGCAGAAGGGGCGCTACCGCCAGTTCGTCCAGTGCGACATCGACGTCCTGGGCGAGGCCGGGCCGCTGGCCGAGATCGAACTGATCCAGGCCACGACCGCCGTGCTCGACGCCCTCGGTCTCACCGGGACGACGATCCGCGTGAACGACCGCCGCATCCTGCTGGCGATGCTCGCGCACTGGGACGTGCCCGAGGCGCTCACCGACCAGGCGCTGATCGTCGTCGACAAGCTCGACAAGATCGGTGTCGACGGCGTCGTGGCCGAACTCGTCGACCTCGGCGTCACCACTCCCGGTCTCGGCGAGGCGCTCACCCAGCTGGCCGACGCGTCCTGGGCCACCGGCGAGGCCGACGACGCTCCGTGGCTCGACCGCGCGGCCTTCGCCGACCTGGTCGCGTTGCGCGAGGCGCTGCCGGGATCGACCCTCGAGTTCGATCCGACCCTGGTCCGTGGCATGGGCTACTACACGGGGACGATCTTCGAGATCGCCCACCCCGACGTGCCCTACTCGCTCGGCGGCGGCGGTCGCTACGACGGCATGATCGGCCGCTTCCTCGGCAGCGACGTGCCCGCAGCCGGTTTCTCGCTGGGGTTCGAACGCCTCGTCGACCTGGTGACCCTCGAGGCCGACGGCGACGAGGGTCTCGCGCTGGTCTACGACAAGAAGGTCGAACCGGTCGAGTTGCTCGCCCTGCAGCGCGCGCTGCTGGCGGGTGGCGAGCGACGCATCCGCCTCGAGAAGAAGGCCAAGAACTTCACCAACCAGCTCGACGGCCTGGCGGCGGCGGGGTTCGGCCGGTTCGTGACCGTGCGCGGGGGCGAGTCTGTCGCCGACCTCGAGGTCCGCACGATCGGCTGA
- the mfd gene encoding transcription-repair coupling factor: protein MILAGLIQALSRASTFSAALDRAARSTDFSVVDGLRVPLLAGLLDRREGPQAMLVVTATGRESEAVRGSLDSYLPEAEIIEFPAWETLPHERLSPSAETVGKRIHALRRLAIWQREAAEAPGSVRPIVVVAGVRAALQPLSDNLVELDPVRLTVGERGHDLSGIAVHLVDLAYARVDMVTRRGEFAVRGGILDVFPPTAEHPVRVDFFGDEVDQIRRFSVADQRSLDGEVSSVELPPSREMLLTEPVRQRAREMQHEFPSLSQMLAKIAEGIPVEGMESLAPALVHRLVPVTHYLPAGASVVVLSPERVVSRAQSLADTNREFLSAAWNAATAGAEAPIDLDSGDFLSLRDLREAAGDRSWFTMSGFDSGEVLSDDEAVASAGDYVRVDAAVVPSFSGHAEGALEHVVERVRDGWSVVVTARGTGLVERARDVLAEREVAARLEESLPETLEPGVVHLVAGGVEAGFELMESKIAVLGESDFYGRSANYDSRQVKKLATRRKNVVDPLQLKPGDVVVHSTHGIGKFLELTSREVSSGGKNAVKHSREYLVLEYAPSKRGYPGDKLYVPTDQLDLLSRYVGGEAPSLSKMGGGDWAAAKGKARKAVRDIAVELVKLYSARMASKGHAFPPDTPWQRELEEAFPFAETPDQLTTIDEIKADMERPIPMDRLLSGDVGYGKTEVAVRAAFKAIQDGKQVVMLVPTTLLVKQHFDTFSDRFAGFPVHLRSLSRFQTAKESKETIAGLGDGTVDMVIGTHRLLSESISYKDVGLVIIDEEQRFGVEHKDALKKLKTNVDILAMSATPIPRSLEMAVTGIREMSTLATPPEDRHPILTFVGPESDRQKAAAIRRELLREGQVFYVHNRVSSINRIAAQIAELVPEARVAVAHGQMAESTLEQVMVDFWERKFDVLVSTTIIETGLDIANANTLIIDRADKYGLSQLHQLRGRVGRGRERGYAYFLYDADKPLSETAQDRLETIAANNELGAGMQVALKDLEIRGAGNLLGGEQSGHIAGVGFDLYLRMIGEAVSSFRGDVAEGQTELRLELPVDAHVPEEYVESERLRLEAYQKLSTASSPTSTDDQIDSVLDELTDRYGEPPAPVLALIEVSRLRRAAQKAGLSEVVVMGSNLRVAGIDLPDSMQVRLQRMYPGARWFAQANAVSVPLPRAHGQAPSDDELIVWVEQLLSAIYSAPVARPATDTAAAN, encoded by the coding sequence GTGATACTCGCGGGCTTGATCCAGGCGCTCTCGCGCGCCTCCACGTTCTCCGCGGCCCTCGACCGGGCCGCTCGCAGCACCGACTTCTCGGTCGTCGACGGCCTCCGCGTCCCGTTGCTCGCGGGCTTGCTCGACCGTCGCGAGGGCCCGCAGGCGATGCTGGTCGTCACCGCCACGGGCCGCGAGTCCGAGGCGGTCCGGGGGTCGCTCGACAGTTACCTGCCCGAGGCCGAGATCATCGAGTTCCCCGCGTGGGAGACCCTGCCGCACGAACGCCTCAGCCCCAGCGCCGAGACGGTCGGCAAGCGCATCCACGCCCTGCGACGCCTCGCCATCTGGCAGCGCGAGGCGGCCGAGGCGCCCGGCTCCGTGCGGCCGATCGTCGTCGTCGCCGGCGTGCGCGCGGCTCTCCAGCCGCTCAGCGACAACCTCGTCGAGCTCGACCCCGTGCGGCTCACCGTCGGCGAACGCGGACACGACCTCTCGGGCATCGCCGTCCATCTCGTCGACCTGGCGTACGCCCGGGTCGACATGGTCACCCGCCGGGGCGAGTTCGCCGTCCGTGGCGGCATCCTCGACGTCTTCCCGCCCACGGCCGAGCACCCCGTCCGCGTCGACTTCTTCGGTGACGAGGTCGACCAGATCCGTCGCTTCTCGGTGGCCGACCAGCGCAGCCTCGACGGCGAGGTCTCGTCGGTCGAGCTGCCTCCGAGCCGCGAGATGCTGCTGACCGAGCCCGTCCGTCAACGCGCCCGCGAGATGCAGCACGAGTTCCCGAGCCTCTCCCAGATGCTCGCCAAGATCGCCGAGGGCATCCCGGTCGAGGGCATGGAGAGCCTGGCGCCCGCGCTCGTGCACCGGCTGGTGCCGGTGACGCACTACCTGCCGGCCGGCGCCTCCGTCGTCGTCCTCTCGCCCGAGCGGGTGGTGTCGCGCGCGCAGAGTCTGGCCGACACCAACCGCGAGTTCCTGTCGGCCGCCTGGAACGCCGCGACCGCGGGTGCCGAGGCGCCGATCGACCTCGACTCGGGCGACTTCCTCAGCCTCCGCGACCTGCGTGAGGCGGCCGGCGACAGGTCCTGGTTCACGATGAGCGGCTTCGACTCGGGCGAGGTCCTGTCCGACGACGAGGCCGTCGCGTCGGCCGGCGACTACGTGCGGGTCGACGCCGCCGTCGTGCCGAGCTTCAGCGGCCACGCCGAGGGAGCCCTCGAGCACGTCGTCGAGCGCGTGCGCGACGGCTGGTCCGTCGTCGTCACGGCCCGCGGCACAGGGCTCGTCGAGCGTGCCCGCGACGTGCTCGCCGAGCGCGAGGTCGCCGCACGCCTCGAGGAGAGCCTGCCCGAGACCCTCGAACCCGGCGTCGTGCACCTGGTGGCCGGTGGGGTCGAGGCCGGCTTCGAACTGATGGAGTCCAAGATCGCCGTCCTCGGCGAGTCCGACTTCTACGGCCGTTCGGCGAACTACGACTCGCGTCAGGTCAAGAAGCTCGCGACCCGACGCAAGAACGTCGTCGACCCCCTGCAGCTCAAGCCGGGCGACGTCGTCGTGCACTCGACCCACGGCATCGGCAAGTTCCTCGAACTCACCAGTCGCGAGGTGTCGAGCGGCGGGAAGAACGCCGTCAAGCACTCCCGCGAGTACCTCGTGCTCGAGTACGCACCGTCGAAGCGCGGCTATCCCGGCGACAAGCTGTACGTCCCGACCGATCAGCTCGACCTGCTCAGCCGCTACGTGGGTGGCGAGGCCCCGTCGCTCAGCAAGATGGGTGGCGGCGACTGGGCGGCCGCCAAGGGCAAGGCTCGCAAGGCCGTCCGCGACATCGCCGTCGAGCTCGTCAAGCTGTACTCGGCCCGCATGGCGAGCAAGGGGCACGCGTTCCCGCCCGACACCCCCTGGCAGCGCGAGCTCGAAGAGGCTTTCCCGTTCGCCGAGACGCCCGACCAGCTGACGACCATCGACGAGATCAAGGCCGACATGGAGCGCCCGATCCCGATGGACCGCCTGCTCTCGGGCGACGTGGGTTACGGCAAGACCGAGGTCGCCGTCCGAGCCGCGTTCAAGGCCATCCAAGACGGCAAACAGGTCGTGATGCTCGTGCCGACGACCCTGCTCGTGAAGCAGCACTTCGACACGTTCAGCGACCGCTTCGCCGGGTTCCCCGTGCACCTCCGCAGCCTCAGCCGGTTCCAGACCGCGAAAGAGTCGAAAGAGACGATCGCCGGACTCGGCGACGGCACGGTCGACATGGTCATCGGCACGCACCGGCTGCTCAGCGAGAGCATCTCGTACAAGGACGTGGGCCTCGTCATCATCGACGAAGAGCAGCGTTTCGGCGTCGAGCACAAGGACGCCCTCAAGAAGCTGAAGACGAACGTCGACATCCTGGCCATGTCGGCGACCCCGATCCCGCGGTCGCTCGAGATGGCCGTGACGGGCATCCGCGAGATGTCGACCCTGGCCACCCCGCCAGAGGACCGCCACCCGATCCTCACCTTCGTCGGCCCCGAGAGCGACCGACAGAAGGCCGCGGCGATCCGGCGCGAGCTGCTGCGCGAGGGGCAGGTGTTCTACGTGCACAACCGTGTGTCGAGCATCAACCGCATCGCGGCCCAGATCGCCGAGCTGGTGCCCGAGGCCCGCGTCGCCGTCGCCCACGGTCAGATGGCCGAGTCGACGCTCGAGCAGGTCATGGTCGACTTCTGGGAGCGCAAGTTCGACGTCCTCGTCTCGACCACCATCATCGAGACCGGCCTCGACATCGCCAACGCCAACACGTTGATCATCGACCGGGCCGACAAGTACGGCCTCAGCCAGTTGCACCAGCTGCGCGGTCGAGTCGGCCGAGGCCGGGAGCGCGGCTACGCGTACTTCCTCTACGACGCCGACAAGCCGCTCAGCGAGACCGCGCAAGACCGGCTCGAGACGATCGCCGCCAACAACGAGCTCGGTGCGGGCATGCAGGTCGCCCTGAAAGACCTCGAGATCCGCGGGGCCGGCAACCTGCTCGGCGGCGAGCAGTCCGGGCACATCGCCGGTGTCGGCTTCGACCTCTATCTGCGCATGATCGGTGAGGCCGTCAGCTCGTTCCGCGGTGACGTCGCCGAGGGGCAGACCGAGCTGCGGCTCGAACTGCCGGTCGACGCCCACGTGCCCGAAGAGTACGTCGAGAGCGAGCGACTGCGCCTCGAGGCCTACCAGAAGCTCTCGACGGCGAGCTCGCCCACCTCGACCGACGACCAGATCGACTCGGTGCTCGACGAGCTCACCGACCGCTACGGCGAGCCCCCGGCACCCGTGCTCGCGCTGATCGAGGTCTCGCGCCTGCGCCGCGCGGCCCAGAAGGCCGGGCTCAGCGAGGTGGTCGTCATGGGCAGCAACCTGCGCGTCGCCGGCATCGACCTGCCCGACAGCATGCAGGTCCGGCTGCAGCGCATGTACCCGGGTGCACGGTGGTTCGCGCAGGCGAACGCCGTCAGCGTGCCCCTGCCGCGCGCTCACGGGCAGGCGCCGAGCGACGACGAGCTGATCGTCTGGGTCGAGCAGCTGCTGTCGGCGATCTACTCCGCCCCGGTCGCCCGTCCGGCGACCGACACGGCCGCGGCGAACTGA
- a CDS encoding MazG nucleotide pyrophosphohydrolase domain-containing protein, with product MSTGRAGGTPDEEARGGLEPRAGARLDELVGVVDALLADEGGCAWNRSQTPRSLVTYLVEETYELVEAIEDGTVDDLREELGDVLYQVVLHSALAARASSESFELADVVRDVAEKTVRRHPHVFGADRADGVDDIVRLWSAAKAVEKSQRTSAYDGVPVGQPALARAQKLDARRASAGMARPASDDAPTSTSGTDDSVARAGSIELAWGRALLARVDEATDRGIDAERALRAAVRERETLLRRDEAGPGEAGPAEAGPAEAGPADAGPAEVGRAENGSSERGASANAPVEQVPPQPE from the coding sequence GTGTCGACCGGGCGGGCGGGCGGCACCCCGGACGAGGAGGCGCGAGGCGGTCTCGAGCCCAGGGCAGGTGCCCGGCTCGACGAGCTCGTCGGCGTGGTCGACGCCCTCCTCGCCGACGAGGGCGGGTGCGCCTGGAACAGGTCGCAGACCCCTCGATCCCTCGTGACCTACCTCGTCGAGGAGACCTACGAACTCGTCGAGGCGATCGAGGACGGCACCGTCGACGACCTCCGGGAAGAGCTCGGGGACGTGCTCTACCAGGTGGTCTTGCACAGCGCTCTGGCTGCGCGCGCCTCCTCGGAGTCGTTCGAGCTCGCCGACGTCGTCCGCGACGTCGCCGAGAAGACCGTGCGGCGTCATCCCCACGTGTTCGGGGCCGACCGGGCCGACGGCGTCGACGACATCGTCCGTCTCTGGTCGGCGGCGAAGGCCGTCGAGAAGTCGCAGCGGACGAGTGCCTACGACGGTGTCCCGGTCGGGCAGCCGGCTCTCGCCCGGGCCCAGAAGCTCGACGCGCGTCGGGCTTCCGCGGGCATGGCACGGCCCGCGTCGGATGATGCGCCGACCTCGACGTCGGGCACGGACGACTCCGTCGCCCGAGCCGGGTCGATCGAGCTCGCCTGGGGCAGGGCGCTGCTCGCACGGGTCGATGAAGCCACCGATCGCGGCATCGACGCCGAGCGTGCCCTTCGGGCGGCCGTGCGCGAACGCGAGACGCTGCTTCGGCGGGATGAGGCGGGACCGGGCGAGGCAGGACCGGCCGAGGCGGGACCGGCCGAGGCGGGACCGGCAGACGCGGGACCGGCCGAAGTGGGACGGGCAGAGAACGGATCGTCCGAACGGGGGGCATCTGCGAACGCCCCGGTCGAGCAGGTGCCCCCTCAACCCGAATGA